In the genome of Nocardioides seonyuensis, one region contains:
- a CDS encoding HNH endonuclease signature motif containing protein codes for MTSIQQDSDLEVVDLADASVRGLLEQAAECEAVLREAAVHQLRIAYEWAIAHPVVDAAETPHGPALPSVLETPETLGGRGTPAVAAFTAEPLAVACGIAPTAATALMADALDLHHRLPVLWHQTQAGFVPAWKARRVAVRTRDLSLDAALWVDRQTAGRVGSLGFAALDRLIAEAAARVDGEPLAEKEKRARSQWDVRLKHRDPSQGGATSEIHAIGDTLDLTRFHDIVCAEAEALGSLGDDDTFEVRKAKALGVIADAQARLDLTSLLRGDTTPDERTEVRRRLIERRDAKVRLYLHASLADVVAGTSGAIGTVEGLGPVTLAQIKDWAGRSRLTIQPVLHVASEDTWSVDRHDPPPRMSEQVVLQDSTCVFPWCPHPSRRADLDHIEPYEDPDEGGPPGQTRPDNLAPLCRRHHRAKTAGGWSYRRTAPGTYLWTGPAALTALVTVSGTITLPPTA; via the coding sequence ATGACCAGCATCCAGCAGGACTCCGATCTCGAGGTCGTGGACCTCGCGGACGCGAGCGTGCGTGGCCTGCTGGAGCAGGCGGCCGAGTGCGAGGCGGTGCTGCGCGAGGCAGCGGTTCACCAGCTGCGGATCGCCTACGAATGGGCAATCGCACACCCGGTCGTCGACGCGGCCGAGACTCCTCATGGGCCTGCCCTGCCGTCGGTGTTGGAGACCCCGGAGACGCTGGGCGGCCGAGGAACGCCCGCGGTGGCGGCGTTCACCGCCGAGCCGTTGGCGGTCGCCTGCGGCATCGCACCCACTGCTGCGACGGCGCTGATGGCTGATGCGCTGGACCTCCACCACCGACTCCCGGTGCTGTGGCACCAGACCCAAGCCGGCTTCGTGCCTGCGTGGAAGGCCCGCCGGGTCGCGGTCCGCACCCGAGACCTGTCCCTCGACGCTGCCCTGTGGGTGGACCGGCAGACTGCCGGCCGGGTCGGATCCCTGGGGTTCGCAGCCCTGGACCGGCTGATCGCCGAGGCTGCCGCCCGCGTCGACGGCGAGCCCCTGGCCGAGAAGGAGAAACGTGCGCGGTCGCAGTGGGACGTCCGGCTCAAGCACCGCGACCCGAGTCAGGGCGGCGCCACCTCAGAGATCCACGCGATCGGCGACACCCTCGACCTGACCCGGTTCCACGACATCGTCTGCGCCGAAGCAGAAGCACTCGGTTCCCTCGGTGACGACGACACCTTCGAGGTCCGCAAGGCCAAGGCCCTCGGTGTGATCGCCGACGCCCAGGCTCGTCTGGACCTCACCAGTCTCCTCAGAGGCGACACGACCCCGGATGAGCGCACCGAGGTGCGCCGTCGACTCATCGAGCGACGTGATGCGAAGGTCCGGCTCTACCTCCACGCCTCCCTCGCCGACGTCGTCGCCGGCACGTCCGGTGCAATCGGCACCGTCGAAGGGCTCGGCCCGGTCACCCTGGCCCAGATCAAGGACTGGGCCGGCCGCTCCCGCCTCACCATCCAGCCGGTGCTCCACGTCGCCTCCGAGGACACCTGGTCCGTCGACCGCCACGACCCGCCCCCGCGGATGTCAGAGCAGGTCGTTCTCCAAGACTCGACCTGCGTCTTCCCGTGGTGCCCCCACCCGTCACGAAGGGCGGACCTCGACCACATCGAGCCCTACGAGGACCCCGACGAAGGCGGACCACCGGGCCAGACGAGACCTGACAATCTTGCGCCGCTGTGTCGAAGACACCACCGCGCCAAGACAGCAGGCGGCTGGAGCTACCGACGCACCGCACCCGGCACCTACCTCTGGACCGGACCCGCCGCCCTCACCGCCCTCGTCACCGTCAGCGGCACGATCACCCTGCCCCCTACTGCGTGA
- a CDS encoding MBL fold metallo-hydrolase, translating to MRLTVIGCSGSFPGPDSAASCYLVEHETVSEAGERRTWRLLLDLGNGALGALQRHVDPFTIDAVFLSHLHADHCLDLCGYYVMRKYHPSGAQPRIPVHGPADSARRLAKAYDLDEDPGMNEEFDFIEYDAAPVTVGPFTVTPTKVVHPIPAYALRVEAGGRAIAYTGDTAACAAVVESARGADLLLAEAAFREGDENPPGIHLTGREAGEAAREAGVGRLVLTHIPAWYDPELQREHAARVWDGPLDVAVAGATYDV from the coding sequence ATGAGGCTCACCGTCATCGGGTGCTCGGGCTCCTTCCCGGGTCCGGACTCGGCGGCCAGCTGCTACCTCGTCGAGCACGAGACCGTCTCCGAGGCGGGGGAGCGCCGCACGTGGCGCCTCCTGCTCGACCTCGGCAACGGCGCGCTCGGCGCACTGCAGCGGCACGTCGACCCGTTCACGATCGACGCGGTGTTCCTCAGCCACCTCCACGCCGACCACTGCCTCGACCTCTGCGGCTACTACGTCATGCGCAAGTACCACCCCAGCGGCGCGCAGCCACGCATCCCGGTGCACGGCCCTGCCGACTCGGCCAGGCGCCTCGCGAAGGCCTACGACCTCGACGAGGACCCGGGCATGAACGAGGAGTTCGACTTCATCGAGTACGACGCTGCTCCCGTCACCGTGGGCCCGTTCACCGTCACCCCGACGAAGGTCGTCCATCCGATCCCTGCCTATGCGCTGCGGGTCGAGGCCGGTGGCCGCGCGATCGCCTACACCGGAGACACCGCCGCGTGTGCCGCCGTCGTCGAGTCCGCGCGGGGGGCCGACCTGCTGCTGGCGGAGGCGGCGTTCCGCGAGGGCGACGAAAATCCGCCGGGCATCCACCTCACCGGTCGCGAGGCCGGGGAGGCCGCACGCGAGGCCGGGGTCGGCCGGCTGGTCCTCACGCACATTCCTGCGTGGTACGACCCCGAGCTCCAGCGTGAGCACGCGGCCCGGGTGTGGGACGGCCCTCTCGACGTCGCCGTCGCCGGCGCAACATACGACGTCTGA
- the murI gene encoding glutamate racemase, which yields MTPDAPIGIFDSGFGGLTVARSVIDQLPHESVLYLGDTARQPYGPKPISEVREYALECLDHLYAQGVKALVIACNSASAAMLRDARERYDVPVVEVILPAARRAVSATRSGKVGVICTRATAESMAYEDAFAAAPHLELHIAACPRFVDFVEQGMTGGDELLDVAHDYLDPLVSAGVDTLILGCTHYPLLTGVISYVMGDDVTMVSSAEECAKDVYKLLAATGLMRPDGEPSYLFSTTGSPDDFATIGRRFLGSELLGASQLAWGQFAGGLR from the coding sequence ATGACGCCCGACGCCCCCATCGGGATCTTCGACTCCGGATTCGGTGGGCTGACGGTCGCGCGCTCGGTCATCGACCAGCTGCCGCACGAGTCGGTGCTCTACCTCGGCGACACTGCCCGCCAGCCCTACGGGCCCAAGCCGATCAGCGAGGTGCGCGAGTACGCCCTGGAGTGCCTCGACCACCTCTACGCGCAAGGCGTCAAGGCCCTGGTCATCGCCTGCAACTCGGCCAGTGCCGCGATGCTGCGGGATGCTCGCGAGCGCTACGACGTGCCCGTGGTCGAGGTGATCCTGCCGGCCGCGCGCAGGGCGGTCTCGGCGACCCGCTCCGGCAAGGTCGGTGTGATCTGCACCCGAGCCACCGCTGAGTCGATGGCCTACGAGGACGCCTTCGCCGCCGCGCCCCACCTCGAGCTCCACATCGCTGCGTGCCCCCGGTTCGTGGACTTCGTCGAGCAGGGCATGACCGGCGGCGACGAGCTCCTCGACGTGGCGCACGACTACCTCGATCCGCTCGTCTCCGCCGGCGTCGACACGCTGATCCTGGGGTGCACCCACTACCCGCTGCTGACCGGTGTCATCTCCTACGTCATGGGTGACGACGTCACGATGGTCAGCTCGGCCGAGGAGTGCGCCAAGGACGTCTACAAGCTGCTCGCCGCGACCGGACTGATGCGTCCCGACGGGGAGCCGAGCTACCTCTTCTCGACCACCGGCAGCCCCGACGACTTCGCGACGATCGGACGCCGCTTCCTCGGCTCCGAGCTGCTCGGCGCCTCCCAGCTCGCGTGGGGCCAGTTCGCCGGGGGGCTCCGATGA
- a CDS encoding alkaline phosphatase family protein translates to MLSRTRVALTALTALAAVAAPGSTLLAPTAAEVSTTGGAPAERVERDSADDVVTSVLAISVDGLNPTALGRLGREGTPHLHAFMDAGAYTLNARTERELTITLPNHTGMVTGRRVEQATGGHGVTWNDDRRRPRTVQAAARRPVDSVFDVVHDAGGSTALFANKTKFSLWERSWGDSIDRTKISLDARRLVRATMRDLEGSERALRFLHIGLPDAAGHAKGFMSRPYMRAVRQVDVLVGELIDTVMSDPTLAGSVAVILTADHGGLGKSHSAKARLVNYRVPFMVRGPGVAPGADLYDLNPDYADPGTRRTSYDDDLQPVRNGALANLALDFLDLPAIPGSEHNAALDLDVNEVSAQRP, encoded by the coding sequence GTGCTGTCCCGAACCCGTGTCGCCCTGACCGCCCTCACCGCCCTGGCCGCCGTCGCCGCGCCCGGCTCCACCCTGCTCGCACCCACGGCCGCCGAGGTGTCCACGACCGGCGGAGCGCCGGCGGAGCGCGTCGAGCGCGACTCGGCCGACGACGTGGTGACATCAGTGCTCGCCATCTCCGTCGACGGGCTGAACCCCACGGCACTGGGTCGCCTGGGTCGTGAGGGCACACCCCACCTGCACGCGTTCATGGACGCGGGTGCCTACACCCTCAACGCCCGCACCGAGCGTGAGCTGACCATCACCCTGCCCAACCACACCGGCATGGTGACCGGGCGCCGCGTCGAGCAGGCGACCGGCGGGCACGGCGTCACGTGGAACGACGACCGTCGACGCCCCCGCACGGTGCAGGCCGCCGCTCGGCGACCGGTCGACTCCGTCTTCGACGTCGTCCATGACGCCGGCGGCTCGACCGCCCTCTTCGCCAACAAGACCAAGTTCTCGCTGTGGGAGCGGTCGTGGGGCGACAGCATCGACAGGACGAAGATCAGCCTCGACGCGCGGCGGCTCGTGCGTGCGACGATGCGTGACCTCGAGGGCTCCGAGCGTGCGCTCAGGTTCCTCCACATCGGACTGCCCGACGCAGCCGGGCACGCCAAGGGGTTCATGTCGCGCCCCTACATGCGGGCCGTACGGCAGGTGGACGTCCTCGTCGGCGAGCTGATCGACACCGTGATGTCCGATCCCACCCTCGCGGGGAGCGTGGCGGTGATCCTGACCGCCGATCACGGGGGCCTCGGCAAGAGCCACTCCGCGAAGGCCCGCCTGGTCAACTACAGGGTGCCGTTCATGGTGCGTGGCCCGGGTGTCGCGCCCGGAGCCGACCTCTACGACCTCAACCCCGACTACGCCGACCCCGGCACCCGTCGGACCAGCTACGACGACGACCTCCAGCCTGTGCGCAACGGCGCCCTGGCGAACCTCGCCCTCGACTTCCTCGACCTCCCAGCGATCCCGGGCAGCGAGCACAACGCGGCGCTCGACCTCGACGTGAACGAGGTCAGCGCCCAGCGACCCTGA
- a CDS encoding CotH kinase family protein translates to MIRRLSTALALTLAATTAALLPASSVAPAAATSSSDPVGWPPAPPVQLAIDTGGLPIGREDYVPGSVTLDGVTHVTEVRGRGNSTWGWAKKPYKLKLEEDAALVGTVPHDEWVLLAGYGDRSSLRTAAAFAIAAQTRLAWTPQFRFVDVVLNGQSQGLYMLTEQVEQGTGRVDLPDDSYLLEINQRYLRDDEPGFRTSQGTPVAFKDPDEITKGQRRQVRRAVTAFEKVLYGPRFAHPTRGYAAHINVRKLIDWYLVEELFANQDSNFQSSVNFSWIPGKKFVFGPVWDFDLSAGTRWQAYGPPDVWQTRVGKHWIARMFEDPAFSTKVKNRWAWLRPRVEAVIAQIESASTALDASAAVDWQLWHASGDLEWTHHGSTRADEVSFLRSWLTQRARWMSRNEARLGVTQVRTRERERTAWVPVQLQWVQDETVTVDYTVAAGTATAGTDFVAEAGRVSFPPGQTTGHVPVRILADEAGEGTESVLVRLDSASGDVAVGSPRGAVVSIGASDQRLDARIRQGGKGRFLGTGVVDARGAGQLLSSRLRRGTTRAYVAQLTNTGTHPITLRLHGRSSGPLRVRYAVGGGDPSRLSGSRGRAVRLAPGRTARVRMMVSALPGARPGSRGKAMLRAAWNGDVRVADMVGARIRVR, encoded by the coding sequence ATGATCCGGCGACTTTCCACGGCACTCGCCCTGACCCTGGCTGCGACCACCGCTGCGCTGCTCCCGGCCAGCTCCGTGGCCCCGGCCGCTGCCACCTCCTCGTCCGACCCGGTCGGCTGGCCCCCGGCTCCACCCGTCCAGCTCGCCATCGACACCGGGGGCCTGCCCATCGGGCGCGAGGACTACGTCCCCGGCTCCGTGACTCTCGACGGCGTCACCCACGTGACCGAGGTCCGTGGGCGCGGAAACTCCACCTGGGGCTGGGCCAAGAAGCCCTACAAGCTCAAGCTCGAGGAGGACGCCGCCCTGGTGGGCACCGTCCCCCACGACGAGTGGGTCCTCCTGGCCGGCTACGGCGACCGCAGCTCGCTGCGCACGGCTGCAGCGTTCGCGATCGCCGCGCAGACACGGTTGGCGTGGACCCCGCAGTTCCGCTTCGTGGACGTGGTGCTGAACGGCCAGTCCCAGGGCCTCTACATGCTGACCGAGCAGGTCGAGCAGGGCACCGGTCGCGTCGACCTCCCGGACGACAGCTACCTGCTCGAGATCAACCAGCGCTACCTCCGTGACGACGAGCCCGGGTTCCGCACCTCGCAGGGAACCCCCGTCGCGTTCAAGGACCCCGACGAGATCACCAAGGGCCAGCGTCGCCAGGTCCGGCGAGCCGTCACGGCCTTCGAGAAGGTGCTCTACGGACCCCGGTTCGCCCACCCCACGCGCGGCTACGCGGCGCACATCAACGTCCGCAAGCTGATCGACTGGTACCTCGTCGAGGAGCTCTTCGCCAACCAGGACTCCAACTTCCAGTCCAGCGTCAACTTCAGCTGGATCCCGGGCAAGAAGTTCGTGTTCGGGCCCGTCTGGGACTTCGACCTCAGCGCCGGCACCCGCTGGCAGGCCTACGGCCCGCCCGACGTGTGGCAGACCCGCGTGGGCAAGCACTGGATCGCCCGGATGTTCGAGGACCCGGCGTTCTCCACCAAGGTGAAGAACCGCTGGGCGTGGCTGCGACCCAGGGTCGAAGCCGTGATCGCCCAGATCGAGTCGGCCTCGACGGCACTCGACGCCTCGGCCGCGGTCGACTGGCAGCTCTGGCACGCCTCCGGCGACCTCGAGTGGACCCACCACGGATCGACCCGGGCCGATGAGGTCTCCTTCCTGCGCAGCTGGCTCACCCAGCGGGCCCGCTGGATGAGTCGCAACGAGGCGCGCCTGGGTGTCACGCAGGTACGCACCCGTGAGCGGGAGCGCACCGCCTGGGTCCCGGTCCAGCTGCAGTGGGTCCAGGACGAGACGGTGACGGTCGACTACACGGTGGCCGCGGGTACGGCGACCGCGGGCACCGACTTCGTGGCCGAGGCGGGCCGCGTGTCGTTCCCGCCCGGGCAGACCACCGGACACGTGCCGGTCCGCATCCTCGCCGACGAGGCAGGCGAAGGGACGGAGTCCGTCCTGGTGCGTCTCGATAGCGCCTCGGGCGACGTCGCGGTCGGATCCCCGCGTGGGGCAGTCGTGAGCATCGGCGCCAGCGACCAGCGCCTCGACGCCCGCATCCGCCAGGGAGGGAAGGGCCGGTTCCTCGGCACCGGCGTGGTGGACGCTCGCGGAGCGGGACAGCTGCTCTCCTCCAGGCTCCGGCGCGGCACGACTCGTGCCTACGTCGCACAGCTGACCAACACCGGCACCCACCCGATCACCCTCAGGCTGCACGGACGTTCGTCGGGGCCGCTCCGAGTCCGTTACGCCGTCGGCGGCGGGGACCCCTCCCGGCTCAGCGGCTCGCGCGGCCGGGCGGTCCGCCTGGCACCGGGACGGACCGCTCGGGTGCGCATGATGGTCTCGGCGCTCCCCGGCGCCCGCCCCGGTTCGCGGGGCAAGGCGATGCTGCGAGCGGCCTGGAACGGCGACGTCCGGGTCGCAGACATGGTTGGAGCCCGGATCCGGGTCCGTTGA
- a CDS encoding DUF3152 domain-containing protein has translation MLRAVMTCLLVVLAAPTVAHAAEPSPRSDAVARPPLVMTQAPAVEGAARQGKVLRAHPGRWTPTREETRYRWLRDGEPVRGARERRYRLGPLDVGARLRVEVRVRAEGHVWTIARSRPTRRIEHATGVRRRVTYSVATRGAITTSVAEFRRLAQETFEDARGWRAGGVQFRRVARGGHFTLVLAAASTVPSFSSTCSSTWSCRVGRYVIINQERWKHASPAWNGARRSLRDYRHMVVNHETGHWLGRGHVGCPPGGGPAPVMMQQSKGTGACRFNPWPLPWESGSRR, from the coding sequence ATGCTCCGTGCTGTGATGACCTGCCTGCTCGTCGTGCTGGCTGCGCCCACCGTCGCGCACGCGGCCGAGCCCTCGCCCCGGTCCGATGCTGTCGCCCGACCCCCGCTGGTCATGACACAGGCGCCTGCCGTCGAGGGAGCTGCCCGGCAGGGCAAGGTGCTGCGCGCGCACCCAGGTCGCTGGACGCCGACCCGTGAGGAGACGCGCTACCGGTGGCTGCGCGACGGCGAGCCGGTCCGCGGCGCCCGCGAGCGCCGCTACCGGCTCGGTCCCCTCGACGTCGGGGCCCGCCTGAGGGTCGAGGTGCGGGTGCGTGCCGAGGGGCACGTCTGGACGATCGCACGCTCGAGGCCCACGCGCAGGATCGAGCACGCCACCGGGGTGCGCCGCCGGGTGACCTACTCGGTGGCGACGAGGGGGGCGATCACCACGAGCGTCGCGGAGTTCCGCCGACTGGCGCAGGAGACGTTCGAGGACGCCCGGGGGTGGCGCGCAGGAGGGGTGCAGTTCCGCCGGGTGGCCCGAGGCGGTCACTTCACCCTGGTCCTGGCCGCCGCCTCGACGGTGCCGTCGTTCTCGTCGACGTGCTCCTCGACATGGTCGTGCCGTGTCGGGCGCTACGTGATCATCAACCAGGAGCGCTGGAAGCACGCCTCCCCGGCGTGGAACGGCGCACGCCGGTCCCTTCGCGACTACCGCCACATGGTCGTCAACCACGAGACCGGGCACTGGCTCGGCCGCGGGCACGTGGGCTGCCCGCCCGGCGGTGGGCCGGCCCCCGTGATGATGCAGCAGTCCAAGGGCACCGGCGCGTGCCGCTTCAACCCGTGGCCGCTCCCGTGGGAGTCGGGCTCACGGCGCTGA
- a CDS encoding PLP-dependent cysteine synthase family protein, with translation MRFDNLLASVGGTPLVGLPRLSPGTQPDGTQVRIWAKLEDRNPTGSIKDRPALQMVEDAERDGRLRPGCTILEPTSGNTGISLAMAAKLKGYRIVCVMPENTSEERRQLLRMWGAEIVSSPAAGGSNEAVRVAKGIAAEHPDWVMLYQYGNDANALAHEVGTGPELLADLPEITHFVAGLGTTGTLMGVSRFFRAAKPDVRIVAAEPRYGELVYGLRNLDEGFVPELYDASLIDSRFSVGPRDAVRRVRELLELEGIFAGISTGAILHAALGQAAKAVKAGESADIAFVVCDGGWKYLSTGAYEGTVDEAEDRLDGQLWA, from the coding sequence GTGCGCTTCGACAACCTGCTGGCCTCGGTCGGCGGCACCCCTCTGGTGGGCCTGCCCAGGTTGTCACCGGGCACGCAGCCCGACGGGACCCAGGTGCGGATCTGGGCGAAGCTCGAAGACCGCAACCCCACCGGGTCCATCAAGGACCGACCGGCCCTCCAGATGGTCGAGGACGCCGAGCGCGACGGGCGTCTGCGCCCAGGGTGCACGATCCTCGAGCCGACCTCGGGCAACACCGGGATCTCGCTGGCGATGGCCGCCAAGCTCAAGGGCTACCGCATCGTGTGCGTGATGCCCGAGAACACCTCCGAGGAGCGCCGCCAGCTGCTGCGGATGTGGGGTGCGGAGATCGTCTCCTCGCCCGCGGCGGGCGGCTCCAACGAGGCGGTGAGGGTTGCCAAGGGCATCGCCGCGGAGCACCCCGACTGGGTGATGCTCTACCAGTACGGCAACGACGCCAACGCCCTCGCCCACGAGGTCGGGACCGGCCCCGAGCTGCTGGCCGACCTCCCGGAGATCACCCACTTCGTCGCCGGCCTCGGCACCACCGGCACCCTGATGGGTGTCTCGCGCTTCTTCCGCGCCGCGAAGCCCGACGTGCGCATCGTCGCTGCCGAGCCGCGGTACGGCGAGCTGGTCTACGGCCTGCGCAACCTCGACGAGGGCTTCGTCCCCGAGCTGTACGACGCCTCGCTCATCGACTCCCGCTTCTCGGTCGGCCCGCGTGACGCGGTGCGGCGGGTGCGTGAGCTGCTCGAGCTCGAGGGCATCTTCGCCGGCATCTCCACCGGCGCGATCCTGCACGCGGCGCTCGGTCAGGCCGCCAAGGCCGTGAAGGCGGGCGAGTCGGCCGACATCGCCTTCGTGGTGTGCGACGGCGGGTGGAAGTACCTCTCCACCGGAGCCTACGAAGGCACCGTCGACGAGGCGGAAGACCGCCTCGACGGTCAGCTCTGGGCCTGA
- a CDS encoding MoaD/ThiS family protein — protein MAIEVRIPTILRTYTDGAKVVEASGDSLSALIDDLEASHPGIKDRLIEQGDLRRFVNVYVNDEDVRFIGGLEAGLSDGDHVVVLPAVAGG, from the coding sequence ATGGCCATCGAGGTCCGCATCCCCACCATCCTCCGCACCTACACCGACGGCGCGAAGGTGGTCGAGGCGTCCGGCGACTCGCTGTCCGCGTTGATCGACGACCTCGAGGCGAGTCACCCCGGCATCAAGGACCGCCTCATCGAGCAGGGTGACCTGCGGCGTTTCGTCAACGTCTACGTCAACGACGAGGACGTGCGCTTCATCGGCGGCCTCGAGGCCGGGCTCTCCGACGGCGACCACGTCGTCGTGCTCCCCGCTGTCGCCGGAGGCTGA
- a CDS encoding Mov34/MPN/PAD-1 family protein, whose product MLTIERATYDAIVAHAMRDHPDEACGVVAGPAGSDRPERFIPMVNAAGSPTFYEFDSLELLQLYKDMDDRDEEPVVVYHSHTATEAYPSRTDIGLASEPGAHYVLVSTREAFDEAGGNIDGPIEFRSYRIVDGKVTEEDVTVVDQLPVHEAPHS is encoded by the coding sequence GTGCTGACCATCGAGCGGGCGACCTACGACGCCATCGTCGCGCACGCCATGCGCGACCATCCTGACGAGGCCTGTGGTGTCGTCGCCGGCCCTGCCGGCAGCGACCGCCCCGAGCGGTTCATCCCGATGGTCAACGCCGCCGGCAGCCCCACGTTCTACGAGTTCGACTCGCTCGAGCTGCTGCAGCTCTACAAGGACATGGACGATCGCGACGAGGAGCCGGTGGTGGTCTACCACTCTCACACCGCGACCGAGGCCTACCCGAGTCGCACCGACATCGGCCTCGCCAGCGAGCCGGGGGCACACTACGTGCTAGTGAGCACCCGTGAGGCGTTCGACGAGGCGGGCGGGAATATCGACGGCCCGATCGAGTTCAGGTCCTACAGAATCGTCGACGGCAAGGTGACCGAGGAAGACGTCACGGTCGTCGACCAGCTCCCCGTCCACGAAGCCCCCCACTCATGA
- a CDS encoding sulfotransferase family protein, giving the protein MRPEDYRTQPDDRFKLTDEARRAVRAMAQSGDRAGWVSPLRYNLSVSHGHRFVWFRVAKVASRTIRHHFTTHDVTLDVDHAMRVRYPTDLFADYFRFAFVRDPLARFVSAWQDKVVNANYYRFDDADHARMQRIEEFASWVAGQDLAAVPGTDQHLALQSRLIDLNHVDFVGRLETFATDFAEVCERIGAPAGPAEARNQTGSGGASGRQVSDELRGLVATMYRRDYQIFGY; this is encoded by the coding sequence ATGAGGCCGGAGGACTACCGCACACAGCCCGACGACCGGTTCAAGCTGACGGACGAGGCCCGGCGAGCCGTGCGTGCGATGGCACAGAGCGGGGACCGCGCCGGCTGGGTCTCTCCGCTGCGCTACAACCTCTCGGTCAGCCACGGCCACCGCTTCGTGTGGTTCCGCGTGGCCAAGGTCGCGAGCCGCACGATCCGTCACCACTTCACCACCCACGACGTCACGCTCGACGTGGACCACGCGATGCGGGTTCGATACCCCACAGACCTGTTCGCCGACTACTTCAGGTTCGCGTTCGTGCGCGACCCCCTCGCACGCTTCGTCTCGGCATGGCAGGACAAGGTGGTCAACGCCAACTACTACCGCTTCGACGACGCCGACCACGCCCGCATGCAGCGGATCGAGGAGTTCGCGTCGTGGGTCGCCGGGCAGGACCTCGCTGCAGTGCCCGGCACCGACCAGCACCTCGCCCTGCAGAGCCGCCTCATCGACCTGAACCACGTCGACTTCGTGGGTCGCCTGGAGACGTTCGCGACCGACTTCGCCGAGGTGTGCGAGCGGATCGGCGCGCCGGCCGGGCCGGCAGAGGCCCGCAACCAGACCGGATCGGGGGGTGCATCCGGCCGTCAGGTCTCGGACGAGCTCCGTGGCCTCGTCGCGACGATGTACCGCCGCGACTACCAGATCTTCGGCTACTGA
- a CDS encoding DUF2017 domain-containing protein, whose protein sequence is MNGFERHQRSGRVIAAFSGFEADLLRSLASQMVELLRNERAVPSSAQDPFEAMMSDFSGPSTIPEDPVLARLFPTAYLDDDESAADFRRFTESTLRDGKAAAASDIIETLEEAGLPAELTEDGLMIDVELEEPQAMTWMRAFTDIRLALATRLGVEAGDEEFWEALPDEDPRAQAHDIYDWVGWLQESLVEALSA, encoded by the coding sequence GTGAACGGCTTCGAGCGCCATCAGCGCAGTGGCAGGGTGATCGCGGCGTTCTCGGGCTTCGAGGCCGACCTGCTCCGGTCGCTCGCCTCCCAGATGGTGGAGCTGCTCCGCAACGAGCGCGCGGTTCCCTCGTCCGCCCAGGACCCGTTCGAGGCCATGATGTCGGACTTCTCGGGGCCCTCGACGATCCCGGAGGACCCGGTCCTGGCCAGGCTGTTCCCGACCGCCTACCTCGACGACGACGAGTCGGCGGCTGACTTCCGGCGCTTCACCGAGAGCACGCTGCGCGACGGCAAGGCCGCGGCCGCGAGCGACATCATCGAGACGCTCGAGGAGGCCGGGCTGCCGGCGGAGCTCACCGAGGACGGCCTCATGATCGACGTCGAGCTCGAGGAGCCCCAGGCGATGACCTGGATGCGCGCCTTCACCGACATCCGGCTCGCCCTGGCCACCAGGCTCGGCGTCGAGGCCGGCGACGAGGAGTTCTGGGAGGCCCTCCCCGACGAGGACCCCCGCGCCCAGGCCCACGACATCTACGACTGGGTCGGCTGGCTCCAGGAGAGCCTCGTCGAGGCACTCAGCGCATGA
- the clpS gene encoding ATP-dependent Clp protease adapter ClpS, with translation MSSASPVEVEPTLTPDEITFLAKPWVTIVWDDPVNLMSYVSFVFQKYFGYSKQKSEKLMMEVHTEGRAVVSTGTREEMERDVQAMHEYGLWATMEKSS, from the coding sequence GTGTCCTCCGCAAGCCCGGTCGAGGTCGAGCCGACCCTGACGCCCGACGAGATCACGTTCCTCGCCAAGCCGTGGGTGACGATCGTGTGGGACGACCCCGTCAACCTGATGTCCTACGTCTCGTTCGTCTTCCAGAAGTACTTCGGCTACAGCAAGCAGAAGTCCGAGAAGCTGATGATGGAGGTTCACACCGAGGGCAGGGCCGTCGTGTCGACCGGCACCCGCGAGGAGATGGAGCGCGACGTCCAGGCCATGCACGAGTACGGCCTGTGGGCCACGATGGAGAAGTCATCGTGA